One window of Prosthecodimorpha staleyi genomic DNA carries:
- the cbiB gene encoding adenosylcobinamide-phosphate synthase CbiB: MTLSDSLAVALIALVIEAVLGYPDALFRRIGHPVTWIGRLIGMLDRHLNRDADPPGRRRIAGLAALILLLAVCGTAAAVPVLLAPVGWTGLLVLGFAASSLLAQRSLDRHVAAVADGLVRGLDEGRRAVSMIVGRNPARLDEAGVARAAIESLAENFSDGIVAPLVWTAAAGPIGGVLYKATNTADSMIGHRTPRHEAFGWAAARFDDLVNLPASRLAALWLVLAAALMPGASASGAIRAVLRDARKHRSPNAGWPEAAMAGALGLALAGPRVYGEILVDDATMGDGRRLADAADIRRALRLYRFALALQVSAITVLALLLWR, from the coding sequence ATGACGCTTTCCGACTCGCTCGCCGTCGCCCTGATCGCCCTCGTGATCGAAGCCGTCCTCGGCTATCCGGATGCATTGTTCCGGCGGATCGGCCATCCGGTCACCTGGATCGGCCGCCTGATCGGTATGCTCGACCGGCATTTGAACCGGGACGCCGACCCGCCCGGTCGGCGGCGCATCGCCGGCCTCGCGGCCCTCATTCTGCTCCTCGCCGTCTGCGGAACCGCGGCGGCCGTGCCGGTGCTTCTGGCTCCGGTCGGTTGGACCGGCCTCCTCGTTCTCGGCTTCGCCGCCTCCTCGCTCCTGGCGCAGCGCAGCCTCGATCGGCATGTCGCCGCGGTCGCCGACGGTCTCGTCAGGGGCCTCGACGAGGGCCGCCGCGCCGTCTCGATGATCGTGGGGCGCAACCCGGCGCGGCTCGACGAAGCCGGCGTCGCCCGGGCGGCGATCGAGAGCCTGGCGGAGAACTTCTCCGACGGCATTGTCGCGCCGCTCGTCTGGACCGCGGCGGCCGGTCCGATCGGCGGTGTGCTCTACAAGGCGACCAACACGGCGGACAGCATGATCGGCCATCGGACCCCGCGCCACGAGGCCTTCGGCTGGGCGGCGGCGCGCTTCGACGATCTGGTCAACCTGCCGGCCTCGCGCCTCGCCGCGCTCTGGCTGGTCCTCGCCGCGGCCCTGATGCCGGGCGCCTCTGCGTCGGGCGCGATCCGCGCCGTACTGCGCGACGCTCGCAAGCATCGCTCCCCCAATGCCGGCTGGCCGGAGGCCGCCATGGCGGGCGCTCTCGGGCTGGCGTTGGCGGGCCCGCGCGTCTACGGCGAAATCCTCGTCGACGACGCCACCATGGGCGACGGCCGACGCCTCGCCGACGCGGCGGATATCCGCAGAGCACTCAGGCTCTACCGGTTCGCGCTCGCCCTGCAGGTTTCGGCCATCACGGTGCTGGCACTCCTCCTCTGGCGCTGA
- a CDS encoding NepR family anti-sigma factor: MNETKTNGAAPDARLPRIAQDAIGRRLRQSFDKIIAEPIPDRFLSLLDTLAQTPTATDLGDGDPGHREAASIASAASVHEIAAGKE; encoded by the coding sequence ATGAACGAGACCAAGACCAACGGCGCAGCGCCCGACGCCCGTCTGCCGCGGATCGCCCAGGACGCGATCGGGCGTCGACTGCGCCAATCCTTCGACAAGATCATTGCCGAGCCGATACCCGACCGATTTCTGAGCCTGCTCGACACGCTTGCACAGACGCCGACCGCGACCGACCTCGGTGACGGCGATCCCGGCCATCGCGAAGCCGCATCGATCGCGTCCGCCGCTTCCGTCCACGAAATCGCCGCCGGCAAGGAGTGA
- a CDS encoding sigma-70 family RNA polymerase sigma factor — protein MVGTQSKSQKDALIAEIPSLRAFAISLCGDADRADDLVQETLVKAWAAYHSFTQGTSLRGWLFTILRNAFFSQYRKRKREVQDVDGMAAARLVSQPEQPWRLDFDDFRAALDTLPADQREALVLVGASGFSYEEAAEICGCAVGTIKSRVNRARRRLLEILAVSSSDELGPDRQAQAVGSEHGTGSPWTVI, from the coding sequence ATGGTCGGAACCCAATCGAAAAGTCAGAAGGACGCGCTGATCGCCGAAATTCCGTCGCTGCGGGCTTTCGCGATCTCCCTCTGCGGCGATGCCGATCGGGCCGACGACCTGGTTCAGGAAACCCTGGTCAAGGCCTGGGCCGCCTATCATTCCTTCACGCAGGGCACCAGTCTGCGCGGCTGGCTCTTCACCATCCTGCGCAACGCCTTCTTCTCCCAGTACCGCAAGCGCAAGCGCGAGGTGCAGGATGTCGACGGGATGGCGGCGGCGCGATTGGTGTCCCAGCCGGAACAGCCCTGGCGGCTGGATTTCGACGACTTCCGCGCGGCGCTCGACACGCTGCCGGCCGACCAGCGCGAAGCCTTGGTGCTCGTCGGCGCCTCCGGCTTTTCCTACGAGGAGGCGGCCGAAATCTGTGGCTGCGCGGTCGGCACCATCAAGAGCCGTGTCAATCGGGCCCGCCGTCGGCTCCTGGAAATCCTGGCCGTCTCGTCAAGCGACGAACTCGGCCCGGATCGGCAGGCCCAGGCGGTCGGCTCCGAACACGGTACCGGATCGCCCTGGACCGTCATCTGA
- a CDS encoding response regulator encodes MSIAALVAPQLPYLRRYARALTGRQDLGDARVAKCLERLADDPDRLDADLEPRVAVYRLFSEIWNAAPVHAGSGGSAADRRIGALPPLPRQAFLLTAMEGFTAEEAADILDVDSDQFDNWLVEAGRQMSAEMATRVLIIEDEPIIAMELESLVAALGHTVTGNARTHGEAIGLVERDRPGLVLADIRLADGSSGLDAVNEILQIAELPVIFITAYPEYLLTGKRPEPTFLITKPFRDDMVRAVISQALFFETRPAA; translated from the coding sequence ATGTCGATCGCCGCCCTTGTGGCGCCGCAACTGCCCTATTTGCGCCGCTACGCCCGCGCGTTGACGGGGCGCCAGGATCTCGGCGACGCCCGCGTCGCCAAATGCCTCGAGCGCCTGGCCGACGACCCGGACCGGCTTGATGCCGATCTGGAACCGCGAGTGGCTGTCTATCGGCTCTTCTCGGAAATCTGGAATGCGGCGCCGGTCCATGCCGGATCGGGCGGTTCGGCCGCCGACCGACGCATCGGGGCCCTGCCACCGCTGCCGCGCCAGGCCTTCCTGCTGACCGCCATGGAGGGCTTCACCGCCGAGGAGGCCGCCGACATTCTGGATGTCGATTCCGACCAGTTCGACAACTGGCTGGTCGAGGCCGGACGGCAGATGAGCGCCGAGATGGCGACCCGCGTCCTGATCATCGAGGACGAACCGATCATCGCCATGGAGTTGGAAAGTCTGGTCGCGGCGCTGGGCCATACGGTGACCGGCAATGCCCGCACCCATGGCGAGGCGATCGGCCTGGTCGAGCGCGACCGGCCCGGCCTCGTCCTTGCCGACATCCGGCTGGCCGACGGCAGTTCCGGCCTCGATGCGGTCAACGAGATACTCCAGATCGCCGAGCTTCCGGTGATCTTCATCACCGCCTATCCGGAATATCTGCTGACGGGCAAGCGACCCGAACCGACCTTCCTGATCACCAAACCGTTCCGGGACGACATGGTCCGGGCTGTGATCAGCCAGGCGCTGTTCTTCGAAACCCGGCCGGCGGCCTGA
- a CDS encoding NepR family anti-sigma factor — protein sequence MSKSKTRSKSFGLPPLEAGLQAHLGSHLRGIYDRVLSEPIPERFRTLIDALDRAEQPAGDQTPAPPDPAKRATELGGAA from the coding sequence ATGAGCAAGTCCAAAACCAGGTCCAAGTCCTTCGGACTTCCGCCGCTCGAGGCGGGATTGCAGGCACATCTCGGCTCGCACTTGCGCGGCATCTATGACCGCGTCCTGTCGGAGCCCATCCCGGAACGGTTCCGGACGCTCATCGATGCACTCGACCGGGCCGAGCAGCCCGCCGGGGACCAGACGCCTGCGCCGCCCGATCCGGCCAAACGTGCCACCGAACTTGGAGGCGCCGCTTGA
- a CDS encoding DUF4202 domain-containing protein yields MSDLRPEDRLAAAYAAIDRANADDPTGVGDPPRPYAVFYGERMSAWLERLVPDASDALRIAVRGQHIRRFDRPRSEFPMDKPGYFAWRNRLKDHHADLIAGIMTEVGYGEDDIQRARSIVRKERLKRDPEAQALEDCACLVFLEQEFAPFAARHEDDKIVDIVAKTWVKMSAAGHEAAAAMVPALPERLQRLVGQAVASAAARSA; encoded by the coding sequence GTGTCCGATCTCCGACCCGAAGACCGTCTCGCCGCCGCCTATGCGGCCATCGACCGTGCCAATGCGGACGATCCGACCGGCGTCGGCGATCCGCCGCGCCCCTATGCGGTGTTTTACGGCGAACGCATGAGCGCCTGGCTCGAACGGTTGGTCCCGGACGCATCCGATGCGCTCAGGATTGCCGTGCGCGGCCAACATATCCGCCGTTTTGACCGGCCTCGGTCCGAATTTCCGATGGACAAGCCCGGCTACTTCGCCTGGCGCAACCGGCTCAAGGATCACCATGCCGACTTGATCGCCGGGATCATGACCGAAGTCGGCTACGGCGAAGACGATATTCAGCGGGCGCGTTCGATCGTGCGCAAGGAGCGGCTGAAGCGTGATCCGGAGGCCCAGGCGTTGGAAGACTGCGCCTGCCTGGTCTTCCTGGAACAGGAGTTCGCGCCCTTTGCGGCCCGGCACGAGGACGACAAGATCGTCGACATCGTCGCCAAGACCTGGGTCAAGATGTCGGCCGCCGGCCATGAGGCCGCCGCCGCCATGGTGCCTGCCCTGCCCGAACGGCTGCAGCGTCTGGTCGGGCAGGCAGTCGCGTCGGCCGCGGCGCGCAGTGCCTGA
- a CDS encoding NepR family anti-sigma factor: MGRTEYPGDDGQKPGLPDDVLARIGGRLRSHFAAAVVQPMPKRFEALLDALDRPNDAPGSAPSRDAGSEGG; the protein is encoded by the coding sequence ATGGGCAGGACAGAGTACCCGGGCGATGACGGTCAGAAGCCGGGTCTGCCCGACGACGTGCTTGCGCGGATCGGCGGCCGTCTGCGCTCTCACTTTGCCGCGGCCGTCGTCCAGCCGATGCCGAAGCGATTCGAAGCGCTGCTCGACGCCCTTGACCGACCGAACGACGCACCGGGTTCCGCTCCGAGCCGGGACGCCGGATCCGAAGGTGGCTGA
- a CDS encoding response regulator → MNMKDRIGAHLPYLRRFARALSGSQQSGDAFVLAMLECLVEDPTMLRGDLENRTAIYNLFLRIWNSISTNGTTEMSEDHVATLAALTPRSRQAFLLVTLENFSEEEAAEVMDVEPSEFADMIEEAGREIAEQVATDILIIEDEPIIAMDLEALTTELGHTVIDIARTQREALEIVARRRPGLVLADIQLADGSSGLDAVNEILETFEVPVIFVTAYPERLLTGTKPEPTYLVTKPFRPQNLKVIISQALFFKERATRKIAA, encoded by the coding sequence ATGAATATGAAGGACAGGATCGGGGCGCATCTTCCCTACCTGCGGCGGTTTGCCCGTGCTCTCAGCGGGTCGCAGCAGAGCGGTGACGCCTTCGTTCTCGCCATGCTCGAATGCCTTGTCGAGGATCCGACCATGCTGCGCGGGGATCTCGAGAACAGGACCGCGATCTACAATCTCTTCCTGCGCATCTGGAACTCGATCAGCACCAACGGCACGACCGAGATGTCCGAGGACCATGTCGCCACCCTGGCGGCGCTGACGCCGCGGTCGCGGCAGGCCTTCCTGCTGGTCACGCTGGAGAATTTCAGCGAGGAGGAAGCCGCGGAGGTGATGGATGTCGAACCGTCCGAGTTCGCCGACATGATCGAGGAGGCCGGCCGCGAGATCGCCGAGCAGGTCGCCACGGACATCCTGATCATCGAGGACGAACCGATCATCGCGATGGATCTGGAGGCGCTCACCACCGAGCTCGGCCACACGGTGATCGACATCGCGCGCACGCAGCGCGAGGCGCTCGAAATCGTGGCGCGTCGCCGCCCCGGCCTGGTGCTGGCCGACATCCAGCTCGCCGACGGCAGTTCGGGGCTCGATGCCGTCAACGAGATCCTGGAGACCTTCGAAGTGCCGGTGATCTTCGTCACCGCCTATCCGGAGCGCCTACTGACCGGGACCAAGCCGGAGCCGACCTATCTGGTGACGAAGCCGTTCCGGCCACAGAACCTGAAGGTGATCATCAGCCAGGCGCTGTTCTTCAAGGAACGCGCCACGCGCAAGATCGCGGCCTGA
- a CDS encoding sensor histidine kinase, with translation MSLSRRVVLLAGLTLLPVVALQAVNEFALRGARETELRASVALQAQQVAAAQERLTEGVRLMLTALSESKDIRNAEPTECTAILRALRTAHPDFEAIGVADRTGNVFCAADRLDTAGPMPPVGDRFYFREAMATGRFTVGTYAVGRRTGVPSFHMAMPYRNPQGETAGVIFVSIGLARLAAELNGPQWSLNRVMTVADRDGTILLRLPEAARFVGQPFPEDIWRETARASAPGTIDVTSPLDGVRRIVGYIPPATSPGGLYIGVGLGRAEAFGPLDSATMRGIVGIVAAAAAAMVLAWLFGRRLIARPVNRIIAVTRRWRDGDLSARTAMTGSTEFAQLGSAFDELADDLARAFAYKDVLLRELNHRIMNSLQTVSSLFKLQSRSVTDPEARQQFDMAVGRVNSMAMAYRRMHASGGIESVDFAEFLRELCHDLSQSMLPDGRECAVVADPLLLNPDQAMSLALVVNELVTNAIKHGGADPEVVVALAVADGTCSLTVRNTTPLPPDFRVDGRSGFGMQMVGAMVRQLDGRLEHTAGGEACFVVSFRPKAPQATALETPHDGRPVA, from the coding sequence ATGAGCCTGAGCCGTCGCGTCGTGCTCCTGGCCGGCCTGACCCTGCTTCCTGTCGTGGCCCTGCAGGCGGTCAACGAGTTCGCCCTGCGCGGCGCGCGCGAGACCGAACTCAGAGCCAGCGTCGCACTCCAGGCCCAGCAGGTCGCGGCCGCGCAGGAACGCCTGACCGAAGGCGTCCGGCTGATGCTGACCGCGCTGAGCGAGTCCAAGGACATCCGCAACGCCGAGCCGACCGAGTGCACCGCGATCCTGCGCGCCCTGCGGACCGCGCATCCGGATTTCGAAGCGATCGGCGTTGCCGATCGCACCGGCAACGTCTTCTGCGCCGCCGACCGGCTCGACACGGCGGGACCGATGCCGCCGGTGGGCGACCGGTTCTACTTCCGGGAGGCGATGGCAACCGGCCGCTTCACGGTCGGGACCTACGCGGTCGGGCGGCGGACGGGCGTGCCGAGCTTCCACATGGCGATGCCGTACCGCAACCCTCAGGGCGAAACCGCCGGCGTCATCTTCGTCAGCATCGGCCTCGCGCGGCTCGCCGCCGAGCTGAACGGTCCGCAATGGTCGCTCAACCGCGTCATGACCGTCGCCGATCGGGACGGCACCATCCTGCTTCGCCTTCCCGAGGCGGCGCGGTTCGTCGGCCAGCCCTTTCCGGAGGACATCTGGCGCGAGACTGCGCGGGCCAGCGCCCCCGGGACCATCGACGTCACGTCGCCGCTCGACGGCGTGCGCCGCATCGTCGGCTACATTCCGCCTGCGACCAGTCCGGGCGGGCTCTATATCGGGGTGGGTCTCGGCCGCGCGGAGGCGTTCGGCCCGCTCGACAGCGCCACGATGCGCGGGATCGTCGGGATCGTCGCCGCCGCCGCCGCCGCCATGGTGCTGGCCTGGCTGTTCGGCCGCCGCCTGATCGCCCGCCCCGTCAACCGGATCATTGCGGTCACCCGTCGCTGGCGCGACGGCGACCTGTCCGCGCGCACCGCAATGACCGGATCGACCGAGTTCGCCCAGCTCGGCAGCGCCTTCGACGAACTGGCCGACGATCTCGCCCGCGCCTTCGCCTACAAGGACGTTCTGCTGCGCGAACTCAACCACCGCATCATGAACAGCCTGCAGACGGTGTCGAGCCTGTTCAAGCTGCAGTCCCGGTCGGTGACGGATCCGGAGGCTCGCCAGCAGTTCGACATGGCGGTCGGCCGGGTCAACTCGATGGCCATGGCCTATCGTCGGATGCACGCCTCGGGCGGCATCGAATCGGTCGATTTCGCCGAATTCCTGCGCGAGCTGTGTCACGACCTGTCGCAGTCGATGCTGCCGGACGGTCGCGAATGCGCCGTGGTCGCGGACCCGCTGCTGCTCAATCCCGACCAGGCCATGTCGCTGGCCCTTGTCGTCAACGAACTGGTCACCAACGCCATCAAACACGGCGGTGCCGACCCCGAGGTGGTCGTGGCGCTCGCCGTGGCCGACGGGACCTGCAGCCTCACGGTGCGCAACACCACGCCGCTGCCGCCGGATTTCAGGGTCGACGGCCGCAGCGGGTTCGGCATGCAGATGGTCGGCGCCATGGTGCGGCAGCTTGACGGTCGGTTGGAGCATACCGCCGGCGGCGAGGCCTGCTTCGTCGTCTCCTTCCGGCCCAAGGCGCCGCAGGCAACGGCGCTCGAAACTCCGCATGATGGCCGGCCTGTCGCCTGA